One window of the Equus caballus isolate H_3958 breed thoroughbred chromosome 2, TB-T2T, whole genome shotgun sequence genome contains the following:
- the LOC111772214 gene encoding ral guanine nucleotide dissociation stimulator-like: MPSSPLGHMEAAWPIVCGILEDSTTSQSEWSLGVDGGPPVSSKQAEPAPKLLPHPEPEPEPEPAPVLEPSPAPAPPPVAELEPASPASDPTGLEEGAPLTSAPVPAPELEPTGPWAVTTENQLREEKPNILDFPPRLVAEQLTRMEAELFKKLVPAHCLGSILSQRDNRDCEYLAPTIGDTVAHMNTMTNSVIATCLGAPGMTAQERARVEELWIHAAKGEILHL; the protein is encoded by the exons atgccctcatcccctttgggacacatggaggcagcttggcccattgtgTGCGGGATTCTGGAGGACagcaccacctcccaaagtgagtggtctttgggtgTAGAtggagggcctcctgtctctagcaaacagg cagagccagctccaaagctcctgccacatccagagccagagccagagccagaaccagccCCTGTGCTAGAGccatctccagctccagccccaccacccgtggcagagctggagccagcgtCACCTGCATCGGACcctacagggctggaggaaggcgCACCATTaacttcagccccagtgccagctcctgaactagagcccactggaccctgggctgtgaccaccgaaaaccagctgagggaggagaagccgaacatcttggacttccctccccggctggtggcagagcagctgacaaggatggaggcg gagctgTTTAAGAAATTGgtgcctgcccactgcctgggctccatctTGTCCCAGCGAGACAACAGGGACTGCGAgtacctggcacccaccatcGGTGACACTGTGGCACACATGAACACCATGACCAACAGTGTCATCGCTACGTGCCTCGGGGCCCCGGGCATGACAGCCCAGGAAAGGGCCAGGGTGGAGGAGCTGTGGATTCATGCGGCTAAG ggagagATCCTACACCTTTAA